One Mytilus trossulus isolate FHL-02 chromosome 5, PNRI_Mtr1.1.1.hap1, whole genome shotgun sequence DNA segment encodes these proteins:
- the LOC134718196 gene encoding uncharacterized protein LOC134718196, with the protein MASNVNHPAASPASASGRSMLNRLERTASHVHNFVRRQRNEGTGLNEAEDDDDDFVRRLSSTFQTQRSCSPSSKKKKKASRGRPTDILSVKLTCLSSPETKITSNLDVNRLKRMGLGYHDSEIKLTGRVPTKLDLSMTSADFNQKLCNMFPILTNVAFELMTARKSKLESLPSSVNTPALIKELMSKEGRSGCLFIRPFTDITARCLQDFDMNAQPAVPLVDQAAGTSSRRSSAATSTSVVQKETLLEERALVATQNAEFQQSLITDQEKVRRLQNARKEIEEKEKKMLEFRNGKKRNLPEEPEEGIKLKFKTNTSWFDTTRKFLPEDNVQVLQDFICSLEDSSKKYVLTIPNRPPMKSSFCHGTLADLGISGNTLIQIQWLDDSKVVMEGESPENEELDDLLPPLVVQQRTRRRAAQHAEQIISRACVDIGVADTSSSDEEIVLDKEASGSNPAISSNLTLPLDQGNEEIGESGIPQVSNQEFQVEFENVHENAMNAEVPVLLPQPSTDKLQMALKSFAKEVLGNRVDGSMRMVIRRQTALDDALQNVARAQNRLLQPISVRFIGESAVDEGGPSRELSSEIVVQIKHSSCVEGI; encoded by the exons ATGGCGTCCAACGTAAATCACCCTGCAGCATCCCCAGCGTCAGCTTCAG GTAGAAGTATGTTGAACAGGCTGGAGAGGACAGCCAGTCATGTTCACAATTTTGTGAGGAGGCAGAGGAACGAGGGGACAGGGTTAAATGAAGCAgaggatgatgatgatgattttGTACGTAGGCTGTCATCAACTTTTCAAACCCAGAGAAGTTGCAGCCCAAGctccaaaaaaaagaaaaaagctaGCAGAGGGAGGCCAACAGACATATTGTCAGTGAAACTGACCTGTCTGTCGTCTCCAGAGACGAAAATTACCAGCAACTTGGATGTTAATCGCTTAAAGCGAATGGGACTtg GTTACCATGATTCCGAAATAAAACTTACTGGGAGAGTTCCAACAAAGCTGGACCTGTCCATGACTAGTGCAGACTTTAATCAAAAGTTATGCAATATGTTCCCTATATTGACAAATGTGGCTTTTGAGTTGATGACTGCAAGAAAATCCAAGCTGGAGTCTCTTCCAAGCTCTGTAAACACGCCAGCTTTGATAAAAGAGTTGATGAGCAAAGAAGGGAGGTCAGGTTGTCTTTTTATAAGACCATTCACAGACATAACAGCACGTTGTCTTCAG gATTTTGACATGAATGCTCAACCTGCTGTTCCTCTTGTGGACCAAGCAGCTGGGACCTCCAGTCGTAGGTCATCTGCTGCAACTAGCACTTCTGTAGTCCAG aaaGAAACTCTGTTGGAGGAAAGGGCACTTGTGGCAACTCAGAATGCTGAGTTCCAGCAAAGTTTAATTACAGATCAGGAAAAA GTCAGAAGACTTCAAAATGCCAGaaaagaaattgaagaaaaagagaaaaaaatgctAGAG tttagaaatggtaaaaaaagaaatctgcCAGAAGAACCAGAGGAAGGTATCaaactgaaatttaaaactAACACGAGTTGGTTTGATACAACCAGAAAATTTCTACCAGAGGATAATGTTCAG GTGTTGCAAGACTTTATTTGCAGTTTAGAGGATTCTTCAAAAAAGTATGTACTAACAATTCCCAACAGACCACCAATGAAGTCAAGTTTCTGTCATGGGACTCTTGCAGATTTGGGAATAAGTGGAAATACCCTCATACAAATACAATGGCTAGATGATTCCAAG gtTGTAATGGAAGGTGAATCTCCAGAAAATGAAGAGCTTGAT GATTTGTTACCACCCTTGGTTGTCCAACAAAGAACAAGAAGAAGAGCAGCGCAGCATGCAGAGCAGATAATTAGCAGGGCATGTGTGGATATCGGAGTTGCA GATACATCTTCAAGTGATGAAGAAATTGTCTTGGATAAGGAAGCATCTGGTTCCAATCCAGCTATTAGTTCAAATTTGACTTTGCCTCTAGATCAAGGAAATGAAGAAATTGGTGAAAG TGGCATTCCACAAGTATCAAACCAGGAATTCCAAGTTGAGTTTGAAAATGTCCATGAAAACGCAATGAATGCTGAAGTACCAGTATTGCTGCCACA ACCATCAACAGATAAATTGCAGATGGCTTTAAAGTCATTTGCAAAAGAAGTTCTGGGGAATCGTGTTGATGGCAGCATGAGAATGGTTATAAGAAGACAAACTGCTTTAGATGATGCATTACAAAATGTTGCCAGGGCACAAAATCGTCTCTTGCAGCCAATTTCTGTTAGATTCATTGGGGAATCTGCAGTCGATGAAGGAGGCCCTTCAAGAGAGTTGTCTTCAGAAATTGTAGTGCAGATAAAACATTCATCATGTGTCGAAGGTATTTAA
- the LOC134719802 gene encoding uncharacterized protein LOC134719802: MYDTKKYLHIGQLTAILLLQGGQGLPIFNHSVAHYIIYEKITNCHEDLPKNMRKAFDQLKDMSNNQISRCIDDLLPNRFEEGYSVPSCKIEQSHLPRIIQAMVAHHIIQPQKMILDQFLQGLQIGGLLEVLRSHQKESYSLFKGSDVHLTADVFENMLKFKYDMIIPGSNNMAIAQAIEQGCFLLLQAAESGEAKFLVDETSLNVTLSSILKWLTGATRIPAVGLDSKIEVLFDPTAVLPRVNTCSLQLYMPLLSKFSDPEMVMKTIAEWITNSVGFGLV, translated from the exons ATGTACGATACTAAAAAATATCTGCATATTGGTCAACTCACAGCCATACTCCTACTACAAGGTGGTCAAGGACTGCCAATATTTAATCATAGTGTGGCACATTacataatatatgaaaaaattaccaaCTGTCATGAAGATTTACCAAAGAACATGAGGAAAGCTTTTGATCAG ttgAAAGACATGTCAAATAATCAGATATCAAGATGTATTGATGACCTTTTGCCAAACAGATTTGAGGAAGGATATAGTGTTCCTTCCTGTAAGATTGAGCAATCCCATCTTCCTAGGATAATACAAGCTATGGTAGCCCATCATATCATCCAGCCACAGAAAATGATTCTAGATCAGTTTTTACAgg gctTACAAATAGGAGGCTTATTAGAAGTATTACGATCTCATCAAAAGGAGTCCTACAGTTTATTTAAGGGATCTGATGTACACTTGACTGCTGATGTATTTGAAAACatgctaaaatttaaatatgatatgATAATTCCTGGATCAAACAACATGGCTATAGCCCAAGCTATAGAGCAAGGCTGCTTTCTTCTCTTGCAGGCAGCTGAGT ctgGTGAAGCAAAGTTCCTTGTTGATGAAACTTCACTAAACGTAACATTGTCAAGCATTCTGAAGTGGTTGACTGGGGCAACCCGAATTCCAGCTGTGGGACTTGATTCAAAAATTGAAGTCCTATTTGATCCTACAGCTGTACTACCTCGTGTAAATACTTGTTCTCTGCAGTTATATATGCCATTGTTATCCAAGTTTTCAGATCCAGAAATGGTAATGAAAACAATAGCAGAATGGATAACAAACAGTGTTGGGTTTGGACTTGTATAA